A genomic region of Streptomyces rimosus contains the following coding sequences:
- a CDS encoding threonine aldolase family protein: protein MTERKTDAQRHHDPTVRGFASDNYAGVHPEVLAAIALANGGHQVAYGEDQYTEHLQRVIRSHFGQTAEAFPVFNGTGANVVALQAMTDRWGAVICAESAHIHVDECGAPERVGGLKLLTVPTEDGKLTPELIDRQAYGWDDEHRAMPQVVSIAQNTELGTVYTPDEVRAICEHAHERNMLVHLDGSRLANAAASLDVPMRAFTNAVGVDVLSLGGTKNGALFGEAVVVINPDAVRAMKHVRKMSMQLASKMRFISAQFEALLARDLWLRNARHANTMAKRLAAGVRSVDGVEILYPVQANAVFARLPHDVTERLQKRYRFYFWDEAAGDVRWMCSFDTTVEDVDGLVDALREEMGR, encoded by the coding sequence GTGACCGAGCGCAAGACCGACGCCCAGCGGCACCACGACCCGACGGTGCGCGGTTTCGCCAGCGACAACTACGCGGGTGTGCACCCGGAGGTGCTGGCGGCCATCGCGCTCGCCAACGGCGGTCACCAGGTCGCCTACGGCGAGGACCAGTACACCGAGCACCTCCAGCGCGTCATCCGCAGCCACTTCGGGCAGACCGCCGAGGCGTTCCCGGTCTTCAACGGCACCGGCGCCAACGTGGTCGCCCTCCAGGCGATGACCGACCGCTGGGGCGCGGTGATCTGCGCCGAGAGCGCCCACATCCACGTCGACGAGTGCGGCGCCCCCGAACGCGTCGGCGGGCTGAAGCTGCTGACCGTGCCGACCGAGGACGGCAAGCTCACGCCCGAGCTGATCGACCGGCAGGCGTACGGCTGGGACGACGAGCACCGCGCCATGCCGCAGGTCGTCTCGATCGCCCAGAACACCGAGCTGGGCACGGTCTACACCCCCGACGAGGTGCGGGCCATCTGCGAGCACGCCCACGAGCGCAACATGCTCGTGCACCTGGACGGGTCGCGGCTCGCCAACGCCGCCGCGTCGCTGGACGTCCCGATGCGGGCGTTCACCAACGCGGTCGGTGTGGACGTGCTCTCCCTCGGCGGCACCAAGAACGGCGCGCTGTTCGGCGAGGCCGTGGTGGTCATCAACCCGGACGCGGTGCGCGCGATGAAGCACGTACGCAAGATGTCCATGCAACTGGCCTCCAAGATGCGCTTCATATCCGCGCAGTTCGAGGCCCTGCTGGCCCGCGACCTGTGGCTGCGCAACGCCCGGCACGCCAACACGATGGCGAAGCGGCTCGCCGCCGGCGTCCGCTCGGTCGACGGTGTGGAGATCCTCTACCCGGTGCAGGCCAACGCCGTCTTCGCGCGTCTGCCGCACGATGTCACCGAGCGTCTGCAGAAGCGTTACCGCTTCTACTTCTGGGACGAGGCGGCCGGCGACGTCCGCTGGATGTGCTCCTTCGACACGACCGTGGAGGACGTGGACGGGCTGGTGGACGCCCTGCGGGAGGAGATGGGGCGGTAG
- a CDS encoding B3/B4 domain-containing protein has product MTLPLHVSDEVRALAPGFGYLAVEAHGLTNGPSDEASSALLDAAARRLTERLDGRAPQDDPHIAAWRAAYTAFGSKPSRTRNSAEALAKRALADGGLPRINRLVDLYNAISVAHLIPVGGEDLDHIRGGMRLVRATGTEPFVTAAGGERVTEHPEPGEVVWCDDEGVTCRRWNWRQGVRTRLTDTSVNALFLLERMAPMTAGELTAAGAELAGTLEKTCPDARIEVGEPRLFG; this is encoded by the coding sequence ATGACTCTCCCCCTGCACGTCTCCGACGAGGTACGCGCCCTCGCGCCCGGCTTCGGATACCTCGCCGTCGAGGCGCACGGCCTGACCAACGGGCCCAGCGACGAAGCCTCCTCGGCCCTCCTGGACGCCGCCGCCCGCAGGCTCACGGAGCGGCTGGACGGCCGGGCGCCCCAGGACGACCCGCACATCGCCGCCTGGCGCGCCGCGTACACCGCCTTCGGCTCCAAGCCGTCCCGTACCCGTAACTCCGCCGAGGCGCTGGCCAAGCGGGCCCTCGCGGACGGCGGGCTGCCGCGCATCAACCGCCTCGTCGACCTCTACAACGCCATCAGCGTGGCCCACCTGATCCCGGTCGGCGGCGAGGACCTGGACCACATCCGGGGCGGCATGCGGCTGGTGCGGGCCACCGGCACCGAGCCGTTCGTGACCGCGGCCGGCGGCGAGCGGGTCACCGAGCACCCGGAGCCCGGCGAGGTGGTGTGGTGCGACGACGAGGGCGTGACCTGCCGCCGCTGGAACTGGCGCCAGGGCGTACGGACGCGGCTCACCGACACGTCCGTGAACGCGCTGTTCCTGCTGGAGCGGATGGCGCCGATGACCGCCGGGGAACTGACCGCGGCGGGGGCCGAACTCGCCGGGACGCTGGAGAAGACCTGCCCCGACGCGCGGATCGAGGTGGGGGAGCCGCGGCTCTTCGGCTGA
- a CDS encoding lysophospholipid acyltransferase family protein: MAELVYPPVIGAARAAFKALDLKFDIAGADHIPRRGGAVLVSNHIGYLDFIFCGLAARPAKRLVRFMAKESVFRHKVSGPLMRAMKHIPVDRTQGVHAYKHALSALRGGEIIGVFPEATISESFTLKTFKSGAARLAQEAGVPLLPMALWGTQRLWTKGHKRDLGRNHFPITIRVGEPVEASPDEQTEKITDRLRSRVQDLLEAAQRAYPVRPKGPEDTWWVPAHLGGTAPAPGATA, translated from the coding sequence ATGGCAGAGCTCGTCTACCCGCCCGTCATCGGCGCCGCCCGCGCGGCGTTCAAGGCGCTCGACCTGAAGTTCGACATCGCCGGGGCCGACCACATACCCCGGCGCGGCGGCGCGGTCCTGGTGAGCAACCACATCGGATACCTGGACTTCATCTTCTGCGGCCTGGCCGCCCGCCCGGCCAAGCGCCTGGTGCGCTTCATGGCGAAGGAGTCGGTCTTCCGGCACAAGGTGTCGGGCCCGCTGATGCGCGCGATGAAGCACATCCCGGTGGACCGCACGCAGGGCGTCCACGCCTACAAGCACGCGCTGAGCGCGCTGCGCGGCGGGGAGATCATCGGGGTCTTCCCGGAGGCGACGATCTCGGAGTCCTTCACGCTGAAGACCTTCAAGTCGGGCGCGGCCCGGCTGGCGCAGGAGGCGGGTGTGCCGCTGCTGCCGATGGCGCTGTGGGGCACCCAGCGGCTGTGGACCAAGGGCCACAAGCGGGACCTGGGCCGCAACCACTTCCCGATCACCATCCGGGTCGGCGAGCCGGTGGAGGCGTCGCCGGACGAGCAGACCGAGAAGATCACCGACCGGCTGCGCTCCCGTGTGCAGGACCTGCTGGAGGCGGCGCAGCGCGCGTATCCCGTACGCCCCAAGGGCCCCGAGGACACCTGGTGGGTCCCGGCGCACCTCGGCGGCACGGCACCGGCGCCGGGGGCCACGGCCTGA
- a CDS encoding SDR family NAD(P)-dependent oxidoreductase, producing the protein MSTATNGQGSLEGAVIAVAGAAGPAGRATLLRLAEAGATVVAADADAARLAEAVDAARYAHGGATVTGDTVDLLDLDATRAWADRTEKEFGRIDGLVHLVGGWRGSASFAETDLGDWDVLEKLLIRTVQHTSLAFQAALERSGNGRFLLVSAAGASKPTAGNAAYAASKAAAEAWTLALGDAFRKAGGEAGPKAAAAILVVKALVNDQMRAERPNAKFAGFTDVKDLAQAVSGVWERPAQEVNGQRLWLTPEA; encoded by the coding sequence ATGAGTACTGCGACCAATGGCCAGGGGTCACTGGAAGGCGCGGTCATCGCGGTGGCCGGGGCGGCGGGGCCCGCCGGGCGGGCGACGCTGCTGCGGCTGGCCGAGGCGGGCGCGACCGTGGTGGCCGCCGACGCGGACGCCGCGCGGCTGGCGGAGGCCGTGGACGCCGCGCGGTACGCGCACGGCGGCGCGACCGTCACCGGCGACACCGTCGACCTGCTGGACCTCGACGCGACACGCGCCTGGGCCGACCGTACGGAGAAGGAGTTCGGCCGGATCGACGGGCTGGTGCACCTGGTCGGCGGCTGGCGCGGCTCCGCGTCGTTCGCGGAGACCGACCTCGGCGACTGGGACGTGCTGGAAAAGCTCCTCATCCGTACGGTCCAGCACACCTCGCTGGCTTTCCAGGCCGCGCTGGAGCGCTCCGGGAACGGGCGGTTCCTGCTGGTCAGCGCGGCGGGTGCGAGCAAGCCGACGGCCGGTAACGCCGCGTACGCCGCGTCCAAGGCCGCCGCCGAGGCGTGGACGCTGGCCCTCGGCGACGCCTTCCGCAAGGCCGGGGGCGAGGCGGGGCCCAAGGCGGCGGCTGCCATCCTGGTCGTCAAGGCGCTCGTCAACGACCAGATGCGCGCCGAGCGCCCGAATGCCAAGTTCGCGGGCTTCACGGACGTCAAGGACCTGGCCCAGGCCGTCAGCGGCGTCTGGGAGCGGCCCGCCCAGGAAGTGAATGGACAGCGTCTGTGGCTGACCCCCGAAGCGTGA